The Cycloclasticus sp. genomic sequence CGGTGTGGATATAAAAGAAAGTGTTCGCCTGCAAATTGGTTCAAGAGTTCAAGTCGATGGGCAGCGTCAGCCGTATGCGGAACAAGACGAGACATTGATTGACGTGGTGGCGATGTTTTTTGATGTCATTTTACAAGACAGGCATCTGCCTGATGCGGTGCGAGCAATGATTGGCCAACTGCAGATACCTATTTTAAAAGTGGCGATGATTGATAAAGAGTTTTTTGCAAGGAAGAGCCACCCAGCTAGAAAGTTTTTGAACTCTCTGTCACAGGCTGGCTTAGGCGTGAGTGAAAAGAACCGCCAAGTCAAAAGTGCTGTCTTTGAAAAAATGGAAGAGTTAGTGGCACGTGTGTTAATGGACTTTGTTGACGACGTGGAGATATTTGCAGAACTGTTTGAAGAGTTTGACATCTTCATGGAGCAACAGCAGCGCCAAATTGATCTGATTGAAGAGCGCTCTCGTAAGGTAACAAAAAGTAGCGAGCAGTTAGAATTAACTAAACGTCAAGCTGCTTATGAAATTGCCCTAAGATTAAATGGCAAAGCAATACCCGAGTTTGTGCAGTTATTTTTGGACGAAGCGTGGAAAGACGTACTGGTGTTAGCCTTGTTGAGACGCGAACGGGAACCGGCCGAAACGCAGCAATGTATTGAAGTGATCGAGCGCTTAGTGACCAGCGTTATTAAACCGAATGATGCTGCAGTTAGAAATGAGGTCATCAATGGTTTGGCACGGTTACTCAAAGATATTAAGGTTGGGTTGGAGAATATTTCATACGACTTCCATGAGTCCGCCCCATTTTTTAAGGAGTTAGAGTCTAGGCATAAGCATTTGTTGGCAGTGGGCTTGAGTGAAAGTGACGCTCCTGCTCTTGATGAAGAAGTGGTGTTAGTCGAGTTTGATGATGTTATATGCGCTAGCCCTGAGGATGACTTGTTACAAGAGCTCGAAAGTGAAATAGCACAAATGCCGGATGATAAATTCAGCAAACGCGCGAATAACATGGAAGTGGGTGATTGGGTTGAGTATAACAGTGCGGAGGGCACTGCGTTGCGTGCTAAATTATCGTGGAAAAGCAGCGTTACGATGCAATGTTTGTTCGTCAATGAACTTGGCGCGAAAGCAATGGATATCAGTCTGGCTGATTTTTCAGAAGAGTTAAGACAAAAACGGATGACATTGCTTGGGCATGAAAAAGTACCATTAGTGGAGAGGGTGCTGATGGGTATGAAAAAATTAATGACGCCTGACGGTGTTGAGCCAAGTTTGGCATAACGTTTTTATCACCACTAAAATGTGTGATAATAAAGAGCCTCCACTGGGAGGTTTTTTTGTTTTTAAGAGTAAGTGTATTTCATGGTTGACCCAAAAATAATAGACGAAGACGTAACTCGTTTTCTTGCAGAAGATGTCGGAACAGGTGATTTAACAGCTCTGGTTATTCCAGAGGGGAAATTGGCTAAAGCGACGATTGTCACTCGAGAGGCCATGTTGGTTTGCGGCCAAGCATGGCTCAATGCAGTTTTTAAAAAACTCGATGCCGGTATTGTCATTGATTGGCAACACGAAGAAGGCCAGCAAGCGTTTGCTGGCGATGTTTTGTGTTATCTGTCGGGTTCCGCCCGCGCCTTATTAACGGGTGAGCGTGCAGCGTTAAATATGCTTCAAACATTATCTGCTACAGCCTCACTTGCAAACCAGTTTGCTAAGGCAGTAGATGGCACTCAAACGGTCGTGTTGGACACACGTAAAACTATCCCAGGTCTACGATTAGCGCAAAAGTATGCGGTGCGATGTGGTGGAGCATCTAATCATCGTGTGGGCTTATATGACGGTATTTTAATCAAAGAAAACCATATTATGGCAGCGGGTTCTATAGCTAACGCGGTTGCTGCGGCTCGGTTAGCGAGTGATACGGTGGCGGTTGAAGTGGAAGTCGAAAGTATTGATGAAGTAAAGCTAGCACTTGAGGCGAAGGCTGATATCTTATTATTAGATAACTTCACGCTGGATCAATTAAGCGAGGCGGTTGAACTAAATAATGGTGTAGCAAAACTCGAGGCGTCAGGCAATGTGAGTTTATCGACGATACGCGACATTGCGAAAACTGGAGTGGACTTTGTGTCAGTGGGCGCGTTGACGAAAAATATTCAAGCGGTCGATCTATCCATGCGTGTAGACCTCGAAGCCTAATCTATTCTCCTACTCTAACAGCTAATACGTCGCAGCTGACACCGTGCATAATAGCATTGGCGGTTGAGCCTAGTAATAATGCGAGTCCATGTCGCCCATGGCTCCCCATCACGATCAGGTCACAAGGTATCTTTTCACTTAATTGATGGATCTGCTCGGAGGGGCGACCAAACTCGATGAGCAGGTTTTCCTCTGGAAGACTGATAGACGCGGCTAACTTTCTTAGTTTAGTGTTTGCCGTGGCTTCAATTTCATCTTGAAGAGGCAATATGTCCGTTGCAATACTGCCATCAAAGGCTAAGTATGAGGACTCTATAAGGGGTTCAATAATATGAATGATTGATAATTTGGCCTGATTTTGTTGGGCTATTTGGTGCGCTTTATTTAAAATCAAAGCTGATTGTTCACCAAGGTCAAGAGCAACAAGAATATGTCGATAATTCATCATAATGCGTCCATAAATTCATATGTTGTGTTACTAAGGATACGAGCTTATCCGCTTGTTTGGCAAGCCTTTTTCATTAATTTATTGGGAATACTTTGTCGGGGTTTAAGAGGTTTCCTGGGTCAAACTGGGCTTTAATTTTTTTCATAATGCTAATAGCAGTAGGGTCTAATTCTAAACTTATATAGTCACGTTTTTCGAGGCCGATACCGTGCTCACCTGAGAGGCTGCCGTTAAGGGCTATCACCAATTCAAATACATCCGCTAAACACGCTTTTGCTGTCTCAAGTTGCCCAAGTTGAACCAAGAGGTTGACGTGAATATTGCCATTTCCAGCATGACCAAAATTAACGATGGGTGTTTGATATTGTTTGGACAATGCTTGAAGCCCGTTGATTAGCGCTGGAATGTTACTGACAGGGACTACAACGTCTTCATTGATTTTTTTCGGGGCTATTTTTCGTAAAGAAAGAGACAGCGCTTTTCTGGTCGACCAAAGTTGTTTAATTTGCTTGGGCGTGTTCGCAATATGGATAAGGCCATCAACGGATGCGCTGGCAGCGACTTTCTCTGCTACTGCATCTAGCTCAAATTGATCGCCATCCACCTCAATCATTAACAAGGCTTGTGCATTCTCGGACAAATCGAGCTGGGCATTCTCCTTAACAAGGGAAAGGGCCGTGCCGTACATAAACTCTAACGCGCAAGGTGTAATGGGTTGCGCCATAATGCTGGCAATTGTCGCCGCCGCAGCCTCTAAAGAATTGTAAGTGGCTTGAAGTGTTCGTTTGCCTTCCGCCAAGGATGTTAACTTCAGTGTGGCTTGAGTGATAATCGCCAAGGTTCCTTCTGAACCAATAATAAGCCGGGTAATGTCGTACCCAACTATGCTTTTACTTGTGTAAGCGCCTGTTTTAAGGGTTTTTCCGTCTCCAGTGACAGAGGTTGGGGCCTAATGTGTTTTCACGGGGTGTGCCGTATTTAACGGCGCGGGGGATGGCAGAATTGTATGCGAGGTTGCCGCCAACCGTACAAATAGCAGAACTAGTGGGGTCCGGGCGGCCAAAAGAATCCGTATTGGCAGCGGCTTGTTGAATGGCCTGATTAGTGACGCCAGGCTCGACCACCATCAGACGGTTATCTGAGTCAATTTTAATGATGTTGGCCATTTGTTCAGTAGACAAAACAATCGCCTTGTCGGAGGGCACGCTCGCGCCCGTTGTGCCGGTGCCGCGCGCAGTAATGGCGACATGGTGAGCCTTACATAATGTAAATGTATCGTCTATTTGCTGGTGTGTGGTAGGAAAACCAACGGCAAGAGGTTCTTTGTGTCGACGGCTATTGTCGTAGCGATAACTCCAGCAATCGGTAGGGTCTGACAATAGCGATTCTTCGGGATATTTTTTTTAGTTGAGGCAAAAAGTCGTTAGGGTCGCCGTGCATTAGCCAATAATTTCGAATAACTTAACAACTCGCTGTACACCGCCAACGCGTCGGACGGTTTCAATGACTGGGTTCACTTCGTGTTGTCTTAGTATGCCGAGTAAATAAACCACGCCGTTTTCGCTAACCACTTTGACTCGTGTCGGGTCAAAATCTTTTATGTCGTTAAGCTTAAGTAAAGCTATTTTGGTTTTGCTGGTGATTAGGCTGTCACTGCTTCTAGCAACGAGCGAGCTTGGTGCGGCTAATATGATTTCATTGTGTACTTGGCGAACTTTGGTTATCTGGCGCAATCGGTTGCTGATGTCACTGCGTAAACCTTCAGTTGGTGCTTCGCCGGTGAGTAGCAGTACGCCATTGTAGCAAGTGGCATTTACATGGGTGTTAATGCGGATTTTATCTACGCCATATAAGATATTGAGCGCCTTTAGCTCTATGGTTTGGTCATCAATGACCGTGCCAGCGGTTCTTCTATCGTGGATGACCGCAACACCCGTTGTTGCCGTTCCAACAGCGACTGCAGCGCAGCCAGATAGCAAAATAGTGCAAAGTAATAAGGCAAACAGGGGGGCTTTCTTTAATAACATGAAAATTTATCCGAATAATTGAAAATCGATGAGGTCACACAGACAGTGAGTGATCACTAAGTGTACTTCTTGGATACGAGCGGTTGAATTTGAGGGGACTCTTAATTCAATATCATGTTCATTTAACAGCGACTGAGCGGCAATGCTGCCACCATCTTTACCGCTGACAACAATGGCTATCATTTCTCGGTCATGGGCCGCTTTGATGGCGGTGACGACATTGCCAGAGTTTCCACTGGTTGTGTATGCCAATAAAATATCGCCGGCTTGACCGAGCGCGCGTATTTGTTTGGAAAACACTTCCTCATATGAATAGTCGTTAGCAATGGAGGTGATGGTTGATGTGTCCGTGCTCAGTGCGATAGCCGGTAGGCTAGGCCGTTCACGCTCATAGCGATTAAGCATCTCGGATGAGAAGTGTTGAGCATCGCCAGCAGAGCCCCCATTACCGCAAGTTAATACTTTGCCGTTGTTAAGGAGACTTTGAACAATGGTTTGAGCAGCTAATTCAATCGAGTCTGGCAAACACTCTAAAGCGTCATGTTTTGTTTGAATGCTATCGGTGAAATGCTGATAGATTCTTTCTTGTAAACTCATGTTAAAACTCATCAAATGCGTTGGAGATCCATTGTATCTCATGCTGGCTAGCGGAGGGCGAAATTGCAATCACATCAAAACGAAAGGTTTGTTGGCTAGACTCATTTGCGATGTAATGTTGGGCGCATTTTATAAGTTTAGATTGCTTGCGGCGGTCAATCGAAAACAATGCGCCACCAAAGCGTGTTGAAGAACGAAACCGAACTTCGACAAAAACGATGTGCTCTTGATCTTTCATCACCAAGTCGATTTCACCTAAGCGACTACGGTAGTTTCTTTGGATGAGTGTTAAGCCCTTTTGCTGTAAGAATTTTAGTGCGAGGTCTTCACCTTGCTGCCCCAGCGTGTTGGATTGACTCATTACAACGGTGAAGTGTTGGGTTGTTTAAGCTCCTGGCTGCTGGCATCTGCGGGTAGCATATTGAGTGCTCTTTCAAGGTGGGGTGCAAGCCCTAGCGATTTAATACTGCCGCGTTTGAACCGACCGCAACTTAGCTGACGGCTAATGACGTTGCTATTATTCACCGCAAGAATGCCTGTTTTTCCTTTGAGGCGAGCAAAATCATTAGACTGTAAGCGCTCTAAGTGAGGGATAAGCTGATAGGCATCATAACCAAACGCGAGTAATCGACGGTGTAAGCCACGCGCGTTTGGCCAAAGTTTTAGCGCCTTGTTGAGCTGATCATCGAGCTCATTATTAGGTTCGATAAGCCAAGGCATATCACAGAAAAAAGTACCGTCTAAATCACGATTGGCAACCTTATTAAGCTCGCCTTCATAAATCTTTGATGTGCTAAAAACGGTAACATTCGCAGCGCGATGAAAACGCAATTGCGGTTTGATTAGGCGACCCTCTCGCGGCGCGGCTAATAGAAAAATAAAGTCGGCATCGTGTCGACGCCGTTCTTCAAATTCAATATTTAAGTTGAGGCGTTGGCGAAGTTGCTTAAACCGATGAATACTATTATCTATTTGTAATAGGTTTTTAATGGGAGCAGAGTAATCAGCTTGCTTAAGGGGGTATGTCTGTACGCCAAGAATGTCGCCACCTAGTTGCTGCCAGAGGGTTGAGAAGTGGCGCGCTAAACGCTCTCCACTGCGTGATTGGGGTGCTAGGATTAAAGCTTTTTCATGCCCTTTTAACCAAGCGAGGCTTAATACTTGGGTGATATCTTCTTCGGGCGATAATGAAAATTCATAATAGTTATGACTGTGGTGGTTACCATTTTTATTGAGCCCTATAACCGGGATAGCCAATTCATTTAACGCGGTTATTTTGGCAATATTGGCTTTGTCTAATGGGCCGATAATGACGTTAATACCATCGTTAATAGCTTGTTGGTATAGCGTTTCGATAGAGGCAGCGGAGGTATCGTAAAACGTTATATTTAAAGGCCAGCTATTAGCCATTGAATACGCAGCAGCGGTGATGCCTTTTCTAATGCTCTGAGCGGCCGTTGCAAAAGGCCCTTGGCTAGGTAAAAACACGCCAACTTTATCGGGCGTTTTGAAATCAATTTGAGCCTGTTCAGCAAGGCTGTAAAGAAAGGCGCCATTGGCTGTATGCGATGGGTGTTGCTCTTTCCATACATCGACAACTGAGCTGTTGGCGTTAAAAATCACTTGCTGTTTGAATATAAGTGCAAGGTCAATCCAGCCAGCCATATTGTTGTCAGCCGTGGGACGTAAGAAAGTTAGAGCTTGTTCAGACAGCAAGGATAAGACTTCAAGTAATTCTGCTTGGTTGTTAAGTTTTTCATCGGACTGATTCAGTAGAGCGTCTAATAAAACACGCTCTCGCGCACTTTCAATTAAATTGCCCGATTGGAAAAAAGCAGAGCTACTCAGCGTATGTAAATGAATACGTTGCTGAGTGGCTAAGTTGCTTTCATCGATGCTCATCAGGAGTTGAATGGCATTCTCGGCCTTACCTTGGTTTAACAGGGCGCTGGCGAGTTGTAATTTGCTGTTAGCAGACAGTTGTGATGAACGGTCTAATAAAACGCTAATGAGTAAATCGGCGTTGGCTAAATCGTTGGCCTTTAAATAAGCATCAATGGCAGAGATGAAATGTTGGTTTTTTAAGGGCGCGTTGCTGCCGTTGGCTAGTTGTACAAACAGTTGTGCAGCAACCGCGAACCGCTGCTGAGATAAAGCTTCTTGGGCTTGTACTGCCAATGGGTTAGACTGTTCAACCCTTGTGGTTTCTGAAGGTTGAATGTTGGCGCAATTTGATAAAGCCATTGCGACTAATAGGATAAAGAACAGCCTTAAAGGCGCGATGAAATTTTTTTTGTAATAACTCATAAATGAACGATTTAAATCGGAAAATTAAAAAATGATCAACTCGGTGTTTAGTATCTTTTTCGAGGTCGGCGATGTCAAATGATAAAGCTGAATTAAGTAGGGGGGGTGTCTCTTCGGCTTCAACGAAACTGTACAGCAATGAGCGTAAAGGCGTACTTTTTATAGTCGCGACACCGATTGGCAATTTAGCTGATATTAGCCTGCGCGCCCTAGAGGTGCTAAAGCAGGTTGATCTTATTGCCGCTGAAGATACCCGTAATAGCAAGGTATTGTTGAATCATCATTCAATTCAAACAGCGATGACGGCGTACCATGAACACAACGAAGACAGTAAAAGTAAGTTTCTACTGGAGAAATTGAGCGCCGGTGAATCGATCGCGTTAATATCCGACGCAGGTACGCCACTGATTAACGACCCCGGTTATTCCCTAGTTGAGAAAGTGAAACAAGCGGGCTTTAGCGTGATACCTATTCCCGGTGCCTGCGCGATTATTACTGCACTAAGCGCGTCAGGTATTGCAACAGACCGCTTTAGTTTTGAAGGCTTTTTG encodes the following:
- a CDS encoding DUF1631 family protein, which codes for MENAKSTVVPIRQTSEKAKSGAKSVDKSSILNASSSLLKSYLQKAIATHVEKIEQQMFAADSEKVASAASDIQVFQKVSKYLSSLYIDSIIKNISSFSGDANRHAGSSFYSSKEVEDWSGLELLATDEIENQLLLDGYIASCENRLSEVLYALQRRVEFISTAKELRSRKNPFGPAVLMNTYVELIKGESFSKEARKVLCESFSQSLFADLGDVLEEINELFIQANILSTLPKPKVKNANAAIKKETKSFVNEKVARVLSEQSQVVTPMKEHAAPMPMMGEAVEIAPELYNGLVEMAQAYRSKAGDNVVSDGLVVAGQQLPTAELIDTLTNLQKESAVGGVDIKESVRLQIGSRVQVDGQRQPYAEQDETLIDVVAMFFDVILQDRHLPDAVRAMIGQLQIPILKVAMIDKEFFARKSHPARKFLNSLSQAGLGVSEKNRQVKSAVFEKMEELVARVLMDFVDDVEIFAELFEEFDIFMEQQQRQIDLIEERSRKVTKSSEQLELTKRQAAYEIALRLNGKAIPEFVQLFLDEAWKDVLVLALLRREREPAETQQCIEVIERLVTSVIKPNDAAVRNEVINGLARLLKDIKVGLENISYDFHESAPFFKELESRHKHLLAVGLSESDAPALDEEVVLVEFDDVICASPEDDLLQELESEIAQMPDDKFSKRANNMEVGDWVEYNSAEGTALRAKLSWKSSVTMQCLFVNELGAKAMDISLADFSEELRQKRMTLLGHEKVPLVERVLMGMKKLMTPDGVEPSLA
- the nadC gene encoding carboxylating nicotinate-nucleotide diphosphorylase — its product is MVDPKIIDEDVTRFLAEDVGTGDLTALVIPEGKLAKATIVTREAMLVCGQAWLNAVFKKLDAGIVIDWQHEEGQQAFAGDVLCYLSGSARALLTGERAALNMLQTLSATASLANQFAKAVDGTQTVVLDTRKTIPGLRLAQKYAVRCGGASNHRVGLYDGILIKENHIMAAGSIANAVAAARLASDTVAVEVEVESIDEVKLALEAKADILLLDNFTLDQLSEAVELNNGVAKLEASGNVSLSTIRDIAKTGVDFVSVGALTKNIQAVDLSMRVDLEA
- a CDS encoding universal stress protein is translated as MMNYRHILVALDLGEQSALILNKAHQIAQQNQAKLSIIHIIEPLIESSYLAFDGSIATDILPLQDEIEATANTKLRKLAASISLPEENLLIEFGRPSEQIHQLSEKIPCDLIVMGSHGRHGLALLLGSTANAIMHGVSCDVLAVRVGE
- a CDS encoding FAD-linked oxidase C-terminal domain-containing protein, whose amino-acid sequence is MAIITQATLKLTSLAEGKRTLQATYNSLEAAAATIASIMAQPITPCALEFMYGTALSLVKENAQLDLSENAQALLMIEVDGDQFELDAVAEKVAASASVDGLIHIANTPKQIKQLWSTRKALSLSLRKIAPKKINEDVVVPVSNIPALINGLQALSKQYQTPIVNFGHAGNGNIHVNLLVQLGQLETAKACLADVFELVIALNGSLSGEHGIGLEKRDYISLELDPTAISIMKKIKAQFDPGNLLNPDKVFPIN
- a CDS encoding FAD-binding oxidoreductase, coding for MSDPTDCWSYRYDNSRRHKEPLAVGFPTTHQQIDDTFTLCKAHHVAITARGTGTTGASVPSDKAIVLSTEQMANIIKIDSDNRLMVVEPGVTNQAIQQAAANTDSFGRPDPTSSAICTVGGNLAYNSAIPRAVKYGTPRENTLGPNLCHWRRKNP
- a CDS encoding BON domain-containing protein — encoded protein: MLLKKAPLFALLLCTILLSGCAAVAVGTATTGVAVIHDRRTAGTVIDDQTIELKALNILYGVDKIRINTHVNATCYNGVLLLTGEAPTEGLRSDISNRLRQITKVRQVHNEIILAAPSSLVARSSDSLITSKTKIALLKLNDIKDFDPTRVKVVSENGVVYLLGILRQHEVNPVIETVRRVGGVQRVVKLFEIIG
- a CDS encoding phosphoheptose isomerase — encoded protein: MSLQERIYQHFTDSIQTKHDALECLPDSIELAAQTIVQSLLNNGKVLTCGNGGSAGDAQHFSSEMLNRYERERPSLPAIALSTDTSTITSIANDYSYEEVFSKQIRALGQAGDILLAYTTSGNSGNVVTAIKAAHDREMIAIVVSGKDGGSIAAQSLLNEHDIELRVPSNSTARIQEVHLVITHCLCDLIDFQLFG
- a CDS encoding YraN family protein yields the protein MSQSNTLGQQGEDLALKFLQQKGLTLIQRNYRSRLGEIDLVMKDQEHIVFVEVRFRSSTRFGGALFSIDRRKQSKLIKCAQHYIANESSQQTFRFDVIAISPSASQHEIQWISNAFDEF
- a CDS encoding penicillin-binding protein activator, which encodes MSYYKKNFIAPLRLFFILLVAMALSNCANIQPSETTRVEQSNPLAVQAQEALSQQRFAVAAQLFVQLANGSNAPLKNQHFISAIDAYLKANDLANADLLISVLLDRSSQLSANSKLQLASALLNQGKAENAIQLLMSIDESNLATQQRIHLHTLSSSAFFQSGNLIESARERVLLDALLNQSDEKLNNQAELLEVLSLLSEQALTFLRPTADNNMAGWIDLALIFKQQVIFNANSSVVDVWKEQHPSHTANGAFLYSLAEQAQIDFKTPDKVGVFLPSQGPFATAAQSIRKGITAAAYSMANSWPLNITFYDTSAASIETLYQQAINDGINVIIGPLDKANIAKITALNELAIPVIGLNKNGNHHSHNYYEFSLSPEEDITQVLSLAWLKGHEKALILAPQSRSGERLARHFSTLWQQLGGDILGVQTYPLKQADYSAPIKNLLQIDNSIHRFKQLRQRLNLNIEFEERRRHDADFIFLLAAPREGRLIKPQLRFHRAANVTVFSTSKIYEGELNKVANRDLDGTFFCDMPWLIEPNNELDDQLNKALKLWPNARGLHRRLLAFGYDAYQLIPHLERLQSNDFARLKGKTGILAVNNSNVISRQLSCGRFKRGSIKSLGLAPHLERALNMLPADASSQELKQPNTSPL
- the rsmI gene encoding 16S rRNA (cytidine(1402)-2'-O)-methyltransferase, giving the protein MSNDKAELSRGGVSSASTKLYSNERKGVLFIVATPIGNLADISLRALEVLKQVDLIAAEDTRNSKVLLNHHSIQTAMTAYHEHNEDSKSKFLLEKLSAGESIALISDAGTPLINDPGYSLVEKVKQAGFSVIPIPGACAIITALSASGIATDRFSFEGFLPRTSGARKAVFEAYQKRQGTLVFYESSHRIAKCMDDVVAVYEPMHKMSIARELTKTYETIVTGTVEEVYQRVLADANMQRGEFVVLIEGFDKKKHANDGLSDDDITILKTLMSECSVKTAVKLAVQLTGQSKKELYKTALTLNNDSDMKG